GCTTGGCGGCGTTGATGGAGCTTTTCCAGCGACCTTTGTACTGCCATATTCGCAAAATGGTCGGCGATCATGACGACAGTGACGACATTCTCCAAAACACGTTTGTCAAGGCTTGGCGTTTTTTTGACGGGTTTCGGGCCGAATCTTCACTTAAAACCTGGCTCTTCCGGATTGCGACAAATGAATGCCTCACGCTACTGGAAAAGCGGAAAAAGCGGAACCTCAGCGACCTTCGAGACATCGAAAACAATCTCGGGCATAGTGAACAAGTAACTTCAACGATGACAGGAGAAGACATTCAGCAAAGGCTCGAAGCAGCTGTGGCCTCCTTGCCTGACAAACAAAAGCAGGTATTTGTGATGAAATACTACGACGAAATGAAATACTCCGAGATGGTCGAAATTTTGGGCGGAACCGAAGGTTCGCTCAAGGCGAGCTTCCACCATGCGGTCAAAAAAATTGAAAATTATCTTCAGGCCGGTTAAACCATTTCCCAAATCAACGATCAAAGTACTGTTATGCGACACGAAGATTTACACGAAGAAGATTGGAAGGACGAAGCCCCGCTGCTCGCCTCGCTCGGCAAAGACGCCGGGCCGGATGTGCCCGAGGGATATTTCGAAGGCCTGCCGGAAAGCGTTTTGAGTCGCATTCGCAGCCTTCCAAAAGAGGAGGCCACGGAAACTCCGGTTATTCAAATGAATGCAGGTGGCCAAGTTTCCGAAGCACGGCCGATGCGCACGGTAGCGTTCCGACGTACCATGTTTTGGAGTGTAGCAGCTGGAATCGCGCTTTTGGCGACTTTCGGCACATATTTCCTGCTGAAAACGGAGGAAAACACTGAAACCACCTATGCCGAAGAAGCCATCCGGCAGGAGACCATGGTACAATTGGCTTCCTTGGATTCCAGGGAAATCACGCCTTACCTCGACGTCACGGATGTGAGTGATGAGCAACTTTTTGCGGCATTGGGCAGCGAAGCGGAAGGGGCATTCGAAGGAGAAGACCACGAAGTGCAGCAAGATGAAGCCGCTGAATACCTTGAGGATGTGAACCTCGACGAAATTGATTGGCAGGAATTGGACCTAGACTTGGAAGATTTGCAATAAAATGCTGTTGAAGAAAGAATTACAAAGAGGAAAGATTATGAAACGGATGATGATTTTGATGGGCTTGCTTTTGACCTTGCTTACGCAGCCGCTGATGGCGCAACCGCCTGCTGCCGGCGGGGATTTGGAGGCCATTCGGGTGGGATATATCACCAAGAAGCTGAGCTTGACGACGGACGAGGCCAAGGTCTTTTGGCCGGTTTACGATGCCTACCGCGACGAAATGAAACTTGTGCGCGACGATCAGCGCGACAATGTGCAATCGGCAAAGGAAAACTTTGACACGATGACCGATCAAGAGGTCGAGACCGCGGTCAACAAGATGCTCGACAACCGCCGCAAGGAGCTGGACATCACCCTCAAGTACCACGAGCAGTTCAAGAAAGTGATCAACATCCGCAAGGTGGCCAAGCTCTACAAAGCCGAACGTGAGTTCACGCAGTTGCTGCTCGCGCGCTTGCAAGAGCGACGTGAAGGTGGCGCACCCGGTGGTCCGGGCGGCCCGGGCGGCCCAGGAGGCGGTGGACCCGGCGGCGGACGCAGGTTTCAGCGATAATTCGAAATGCTGTTCAGAAATCATGGCCGCTCCTTTTCGGGGCGGCTTTTTTTCTTCTGAAAGAGTTTTTTCTATTAGCTGCAAGAGTTGACAAAGGTTCTCAAATCCCTTGACATTGATTATATTTGAAAAAAGGCCACCAATGGATTACCGTAAATACATCGTTAGAAATCCAGAAGTTATGATGGGGAAGCCCACCATTAAGGGTTCCCGAATAACAGTAGAATTGATTTTGCGAAAACTCGCAGGAGGTTATTCCGTCGATGATTTGCTGAAAAGTTATCCCCACCTGGAAAGGGAACAGATTGCAGCTGTTTTTGCTTACACTGCAGATATGGTTGCAAATGAGGAGGTACGCGAAGCATCATGATCATTTTCGACGAAAATGTCGAGGACTATTGGATCAAGTTGCTTTCGGCGAAAGGCTATCAGAATATTTCCATTCGAAAAGAATTTCGCGGAATTTCTGACCTTGAAGTCGTGGAAATCGTTCGCGAACATGGAGGACTTTTGATTACTGAGGATAAAGATTTTGGGGAATTGATATTTTCACATCATATCGAAAAGGTTGCTGTGTTATTTATTCGCTACGACCAACCGCTATATTCCCAGATTGAAGGCGCTGTTCTTCAGGCTATTGAGGACTATTTCAGGGACCCGCATTTACAATTCATTACAGTTTCTAAGTTGAAAGTAAGAACAAGGCGGCTTTGATTACCTTCCTTCGGTCCTTCCAACTGACCTATTCCTCCAAAAACTCCACCTCCACACGCCGATTCAACGCTTTGCCTTCGTCCGTTTCATTGGTGCTGCAAGGCCGGGATTCCCCTATGCCAAATGAGGTGATACGCTTAGCATCAATCGTCTGACTGATCAAATAGTCCATCACGGCACGGGCACGGCTCTCCGAAAGCTTCAAGTTGTAGCCATCTTCGCCGTCGCTGTCGGTATGCCCGGACAATCGAATCTTCAAATCCGGATGGCTTTTCAGAAAGTCGGCCAAGCTATCCAGCAAGGGCAAGGATTTTGGCAGTAGCCGCGATTTGTCAAATTCGAATTGGAGGTTGCGCAACACAAGCGTATCGCCAGCCTTGAATTCTTGGAAGCCAGTGGTGACGTGGGAGTCTGCCGGTTCAGTCATTGTCGTCGGAATCGGCTCTGGTTGTGACCCAGGGCAGGAGCATGTAGGGTCGCCGACTCCATGTAATCCGACATCGTCGATGTAGTAATAGCAGCAATCCTTGAATTGGATCCCCTTTTTCGGACCATTTTCCAGTCGGTGCATATGCGAATCGGCATTTCCCCGGTAGTTCCCGATCATGATCGTTTGTTCGTCGCCTTTGGCGATGAAGGTGCCGTGCAAAAAGACCCATTCGTTCCAATTGTCAAGGATTTTGCCATTGCTGAGCGTGATCAACTCGGTGGTATCCACGCCGACTTGGCAATTGTTCATCCCCTGATCGTCGCGGGTGATTTGGAGTTGCAGTTCATCGAGTGCGTGGTCACTGACTTCCGCGAGGGAAACCCAGATGCTCAAACAATACTTTTTCCCAGCGATCAAGGGCGTTTTTAGGCGCGTAGCCACAAATTCGCGGTAGTTTTGCCGCTCCTGAAGCATTGCCCAGATGCCGCCATATCCGTTGCCATTGTGGGGCATTTGTTCTCCTAATTCATTTTTAGGAACGGCTGCTGTACCGGTTCCGCAGACATGGTAAAAGTCCGGCGAATTTTGTTTGATGCGCCAGGCGCGTGCATTTTGCAAGTCTTCCCGTTGTTTTGGGCAGGCGAAAAGTTGCTCAAAACCCGAATTGGGCACGAGGTTGTTGGGATCCTCGTCTTCTGCGACAAACAATTCGCTTTCACAACCTGACTTGCTCGTGCTTTCATACAATTCGAAGGCATCCAAGTAGGTGTAGGCGCGGTAATCGATTGCGGCAAAATGGCCGACTACCAAGGTTTTTCGCCTCCTTTTTGCCGTATAGGTTTTGGTAAACATTGCCCATCCGATGGATTCAGGGCCCATTTTCCAGTTGGCATTCAATTGTGTGGCGACCGGAATGTCCAAAAGATCCCAATTTGGAATGGTCAACGAAGTATCCAAAAAGCAAGCCCGCAAGGCCATCCGACCGTCACTACTTGGACTCGGCGCCGCTGCGCGGAATCGCAAACAATAGGCGCGACCCGCCACAAGCGGTTCTGCCAGATTGATCTGCAAAAATTCCTTTTCCTGATTTCCGCAAAGAATGCCCGCATAACCTGCGCCTTCAAACGCGTCGCGTGTGCCAAAAAAGTTGTTGGGAACACCGACCGTTTCGAAGTTTTTGACGAAGCATTTGTTGAAATAGTCGGGCGTGCCCGTATTGGGGCTGCTCCAAAATGCGACGCGATCCAATTGCCCCAGAGCCTTGGGACATTTTTTCATGTCCTCAAATCCGCCGTTGGGAATGAGGTTTTGGGCATAAGCAATGCCAAAATGGATCAAGCAGATCAGGAGCAAGCAACGTTTCATGGCGCGGCATTCGGGATTGGATCAAAGAATGCCTTGGCGTAACAGCACACGATTCAGAGCGCAAACTTTGTCGAATGCTCAAGGAAAGCTGCTGAGATGGAGCTTATTTCATCCCCATTACCACAAGAAAGCGCAATAAGTTGTTCTCTTGCTCCGCCGTAATCGTGTTGCCGGTTTTCCGTTTGGCCTTCACGCACATTTCTGGAACGATATGTTTCCATGCCTCTTCTGACCGAGATTTGGGCTTGGGAGCTTTGTGGCATGCGCCGCAGTTGAGATCATAGACGGCTTTGCCTTCGGTGAGTTGTGCCAGCGTGACATCGGCAAACTTAGCCGTTCCACGGTCGGCATCTGCCTGAATCGGCGCAGCAATTTTTGTCGTTCCGCAAGCGACGGCAAACAAAAGGGTAGAGATGAAGAAGTACTTTTTCATTGGGGAATGATTTTCGCAATGATAGCAATTTTCGGGGATTGAAGGTGGCTTTATCGGTCGATGTGTCAGTGATCCAACGCTCGTTTTTTGATCATTCCACCGCGCGTATCCCGTACCGAGCTCATTACAACAAATGCTTCAGCGTCAATGCGTTGAATTTCGGACTTGAGCTTATTCAATTCCAGCCTTGTGATGACCGTGTAAAGAATGTCAACTTCGGATGTTTCGCCGCGCCTGCCATATCCCCCCTTGCCTTTGTACACGGTCACCCCACGCCCCATCTCGTTGGTGATCATGAGCCTGATTTCGTGGCTACGAATCGAAATAATGGTCACCCCGGTATATTCATCGATGCCATCGACGATATAGTCCAAAGTTTTGGAGGCAATCAGGTAGGTGATCAAGGCATACATTGCCGTTTCAAGGTTCAGAAGATAAGCTGCCACACTAAAAATAGCGACATTCAAGCCAATGATGATGTCGCCAATCGTTGTGCCCAACTTGCGGCTGAGGTAGATCGCTAAAACCTCCGTGCCGTCCAGTACGGCACCTCCTCTCACTGAAAAGCCAATGCCTGCTCCCAAGAAAAAACCTCCAAAGATGGCCACCAGAGACTGTCATGGGTGATTACCGGGAAATGTATTGTTGAAAACACCTATCGCCAACGCGGAAATGGAAACGGCTGATTTGAGAGCGAATTGCCGGTCAACCACCTTGAACGCCATGATCACAAAAGGGATGTTGATGATCACGATCAGAATTCCCAGCGACCATCCTGTCAGTTCAGAGGTCAAGAGGGAAATTCCCGTTGCGCCACCATCAATGAATTTGTTGGGCAGCAGAAATCCTTCCAATCCCAACGCTGCCAATCCGACCCCAATGGAGATGAGGATGAAGTCTTTCAGCCATTTTTTAGCCAAACGCTTAAATTCTTTGAGCGCTTTTTGAAACTCGGCAGGAGAAAGCACCTCATCTTTCTTCCGGTTTTCCCCTTCGCCTTCTCACGACGGATGGAATTGACGATGATTTGCGTAAAAATGGGACCCATGAATTCTTGCGTTTGACGGTGACAATTCTGCACGATTGGCAGATCGCCCGATGCGGTGATTAGCCTAAAATACCATTAGAATACGGATACTGTGGTCGATTAGCTGTAGCAACACTGAATTTTAATGCAATTCTAACCCATTGACCAAGGCTAGCACCGCATCCGCACAACCCCATGAAACGGTGTATCCAGCGCCTCCGTGGCCGTAATTGTGAACAAATTCGCCGTCCCACTCGAGGCGGATCGTTGCTCGGTTCGGCCGTAATCCGACGACCTTGTCCAAAATTTCCACCTTACCAAGATCGGGAACCAACCTTCGGCAACGGTCGATGATGCGATTCCCCAAATCCTCATCCCATTCCAACGAAGATTCTCCAGCCACCGCCGTGCCACCCAAGACGATGTCATGGGTGCGCGGAAAGATGTAAGTGGCCTCAAATAATTCAGCTCCGTCCATTGAATCTGCAGAAACGAATGGAATGTTGGCCTGCCGGGCAATTTTTACCAATTGTCCCCGAATCGGATAAAGCGTTGGGTCATTTGCCAATTCCTTGGCTCCCAGGCCAGTGCAATTGATGACGATGGGTGATTCTAAACGCAAATCCGCTAGATTTTGAATCTCTCGAGCTGAATTTCCCACCGCCTTGGCGGAACGTTTCCAGTAAATAGGGCAAGTAGATCGGCGTTTCAATCATGGGAACGTCCATCACAAAGCCCATGGGCTGTCCATCGGTCAATCCGGCAGCAGTGGCATTGCGCCATCTTCCTTCCGGAATTGCGTCGAGCCCCAAGCCGACTCCTAGACTGCACAAACTCCGTGAATTGGACCATCTTTACGCCCGTTTCCCGGATTCTCTGACAAGGTTTCCAAAACCCTGTAAGTCGCTCGACTCCAGCGGTTCACCGCTTCCAACGGCCCTGTTTTGTAGGGAAACCAGATCGCAGCGGCGACCGCGGATGTGGTATCGGCGGGCATTTCCCGCGTATGCATGCGCACACGATAGCCCGCGCGTTGCAACACGATCGCAGTCGTGAGGCCAGAAACGCCACAGCCGACGATGATCACAGTTGGAAGATTGGGCCGCTTGGGTGTTACCATGCGGTTGTGTTATCGATCGATTCTACAAGGCTGATTTTCATAGTGTTCCTTGAAAAAACTCCTTCAGGCGCTTGGCTTGCCATAGGACAAGGGCGGCATCATCCTTGTGATAAAGCTGATATTCCGCCTCTTCCTCGTTGACTTTCTCAGTGTATTCAACGAGTTTGTCACCTTTGAAGTAGAATCGGTTTTCACAGGTTTTTTCATTGTTCCCGCTGAATTCCTTGAAATAATAAAACAGCAAGTTGCCTTCGGAATCGAACAAGTATTCTTCAATTTGCTCATTCGCGCTGCGCGTGCTCCCGATGTTGAGCTTTCTCAGAACATAAGTCGGGCCGTTTTCGCCCTCAATGCTGCCGCGTTCAAACCAAAAGTCCCTGACGGCTCCATAGTTGCCGACTGCTGCCCATGGACTGTTTTTCTTGTTGACGGTCAGGCTGTTGAGATAGAGCCGGCATTCTTCGGGTTCTTCCGCATTTTGGCATTCGAGAATTTTGTCCCCGACCTCTTTGTACACCGCACGGATATGGTTGACCTCGACATTGTTTTGTGCCGTCAGTCGATTCCCATTTGCCGAAAAAAGCAATAGGAGCGGGGAAAGGATCAAAATCGGGAGAACACGAAGGCCATTTTTCATTGA
The DNA window shown above is from Bacteroidota bacterium and carries:
- a CDS encoding sigma-70 family RNA polymerase sigma factor yields the protein MSKLKIALPSMDSAKKLGEPEIIALMQNPVRKEQGLAALMELFQRPLYCHIRKMVGDHDDSDDILQNTFVKAWRFFDGFRAESSLKTWLFRIATNECLTLLEKRKKRNLSDLRDIENNLGHSEQVTSTMTGEDIQQRLEAAVASLPDKQKQVFVMKYYDEMKYSEMVEILGGTEGSLKASFHHAVKKIENYLQAG
- a CDS encoding OmpA family protein; translation: MKRCLLLICLIHFGIAYAQNLIPNGGFEDMKKCPKALGQLDRVAFWSSPNTGTPDYFNKCFVKNFETVGVPNNFFGTRDAFEGAGYAGILCGNQEKEFLQINLAEPLVAGRAYCLRFRAAAPSPSSDGRMALRACFLDTSLTIPNWDLLDIPVATQLNANWKMGPESIGWAMFTKTYTAKRRRKTLVVGHFAAIDYRAYTYLDAFELYESTSKSGCESELFVAEDEDPNNLVPNSGFEQLFACPKQREDLQNARAWRIKQNSPDFYHVCGTGTAAVPKNELGEQMPHNGNGYGGIWAMLQERQNYREFVATRLKTPLIAGKKYCLSIWVSLAEVSDHALDELQLQITRDDQGMNNCQVGVDTTELITLSNGKILDNWNEWVFLHGTFIAKGDEQTIMIGNYRGNADSHMHRLENGPKKGIQFKDCCYYYIDDVGLHGVGDPTCSCPGSQPEPIPTTMTEPADSHVTTGFQEFKAGDTLVLRNLQFEFDKSRLLPKSLPLLDSLADFLKSHPDLKIRLSGHTDSDGEDGYNLKLSESRARAVMDYLISQTIDAKRITSFGIGESRPCSTNETDEGKALNRRVEVEFLEE
- a CDS encoding FAD-binding oxidoreductase; translated protein: MRLESPIVINCTGLGAKELANDPTLYPIRGQLVKIARQANIPFVSADSMDGAELFEATYIFPRTHDIVLGGTAVAGESSLEWDEDLGNRIIDRCRRLVPDLGKVEILDKVVGLRPNRATIRLEWDGEFVHNYGHGGAGYTVSWGCADAVLALVNGLELH
- a CDS encoding DUF5615 family PIN-like protein; this translates as MIIFDENVEDYWIKLLSAKGYQNISIRKEFRGISDLEVVEIVREHGGLLITEDKDFGELIFSHHIEKVAVLFIRYDQPLYSQIEGAVLQAIEDYFRDPHLQFITVSKLKVRTRRL
- a CDS encoding DUF433 domain-containing protein, which codes for MDYRKYIVRNPEVMMGKPTIKGSRITVELILRKLAGGYSVDDLLKSYPHLEREQIAAVFAYTADMVANEEVREAS
- a CDS encoding FAD-dependent oxidoreductase, translated to MVTPKRPNLPTVIIVGCGVSGLTTAIVLQRAGYRVRMHTREMPADTTSAVAAAIWFPYKTGPLEAVNRWSRATYRVLETLSENPGNGRKDGPIHGVCAV